In a genomic window of Thiolapillus brandeum:
- a CDS encoding HDOD domain-containing protein, translating into MQQQPQQQPILERELCFLQDLTAKLASREIDLPPFPDIYAQIIRTLHDPNISIQDVSRMLVAAPDLCVRILLLANSALLNRSGVKVTDLNIAVSRLGLSAVNSATVRLATKDVFQVPKGSSLSYMLNKTRVESVRVAAYSYLLAIRSGMGNDKHDAMLAGLLHNIGTHYILSRADEFPDLVSKEIMDNWGPGIGQALVSNWGFPESISAAIDKQNELLLETEEDTPDIRDVIICAKLLSQAESGNEDLETDYSRIPSCRKLDIDESNVSEIIETYAEEVASFVSALK; encoded by the coding sequence ATGCAACAGCAGCCCCAGCAACAACCAATCCTGGAAAGAGAACTTTGCTTTCTGCAGGATCTCACAGCAAAACTGGCTTCCCGTGAAATCGACCTACCCCCTTTTCCGGATATCTATGCGCAAATCATAAGAACCTTGCATGACCCCAACATTTCCATCCAGGATGTCAGCCGCATGTTGGTTGCTGCCCCGGATCTTTGCGTGCGCATCCTGCTACTGGCCAATTCCGCACTGCTCAACCGGTCTGGAGTAAAGGTTACGGACCTGAACATCGCCGTTTCCCGTCTGGGGTTGTCTGCGGTAAACAGTGCGACAGTCCGGCTTGCCACCAAGGATGTGTTTCAGGTCCCCAAGGGGTCCAGTTTAAGCTACATGCTGAACAAGACCCGGGTCGAATCCGTAAGAGTAGCCGCCTACAGCTATCTACTGGCCATCCGTAGCGGCATGGGAAATGATAAACACGATGCCATGTTGGCGGGGCTGCTGCACAACATCGGCACGCATTATATTCTGTCCCGGGCAGATGAGTTCCCTGATCTGGTATCCAAGGAAATCATGGACAACTGGGGACCGGGAATCGGACAGGCCCTGGTGAGTAACTGGGGATTTCCGGAAAGCATCTCCGCAGCCATCGACAAACAAAACGAACTGCTCCTTGAAACGGAAGAAGATACACCGGACATCCGCGATGTCATTATCTGCGCCAAACTTCTTTCCCAGGCGGAAAGTGGCAATGAGGATCTGGAAACAGACTACAGCCGAATTCCTTCCTGTAGAAAGCTGGATATCGATGAAAGCAATGTCTCCGAGATCATCGAAACCTATGCGGAAGAAGTGGCCTCTTTCGTATCGGCCTTGAAATAG
- a CDS encoding alcohol dehydrogenase, producing the protein MKAAVYYGPKDIRATEIDDPKLNEDHAMLVEVSATSICGSDLHLYRGALDPIMEKGRSQTGHELIGVVRETGSKVGNFKPGDRVSMAYSCSCGECYMCEVGQTAHCETTQKAVYGFGVPFGDLNGTHAEALVLPHADAHVIKVPEAIPDAAALTLSCNLPSAIIANRLADIQPGENVALIGVGPTGLMTLDITLNRAPGKVVVLDRVRHRLDAAARKGAVTINVEDADWKEQALSHCDGRGFDKIIEVVGYPETLQMALDLVRPGGTIAAIGVFCDQEFNLVLADVFLRDISLHMNGFANVQPFMWEGLRLMERGVLDPGEYFSHEFKLDDIDKAYATFHEKADNAMKMLIRP; encoded by the coding sequence ATGAAAGCAGCTGTTTACTACGGCCCCAAGGATATTCGGGCCACCGAGATCGATGATCCCAAACTGAACGAGGACCACGCCATGCTGGTCGAGGTCTCGGCCACATCGATATGTGGATCCGACCTTCACCTGTACCGCGGCGCCCTCGATCCCATCATGGAGAAAGGGCGTTCCCAGACCGGCCATGAGTTAATTGGGGTCGTTCGTGAAACCGGCTCGAAGGTGGGTAATTTCAAGCCGGGAGACCGGGTCTCCATGGCCTATTCCTGCTCCTGCGGTGAATGCTATATGTGTGAGGTGGGGCAGACTGCCCACTGTGAAACGACCCAGAAAGCCGTGTACGGTTTTGGTGTTCCCTTCGGTGACCTCAACGGAACCCATGCCGAGGCGCTGGTGCTGCCGCATGCCGATGCGCATGTGATCAAGGTGCCGGAGGCCATCCCCGATGCGGCGGCGCTGACACTGTCCTGCAACCTGCCTTCCGCGATCATTGCCAATCGACTGGCGGATATTCAGCCGGGTGAGAATGTGGCGCTGATCGGAGTTGGCCCAACCGGACTGATGACATTGGATATCACCCTCAACCGGGCTCCCGGAAAGGTCGTGGTTCTGGACAGGGTCAGGCATCGCCTGGATGCAGCAGCGCGCAAGGGGGCGGTCACCATCAATGTAGAGGACGCGGACTGGAAAGAGCAGGCACTGTCCCATTGTGACGGGCGGGGTTTCGACAAGATCATCGAGGTAGTGGGCTATCCGGAGACCCTGCAGATGGCGCTCGATCTGGTGCGCCCGGGTGGGACTATCGCCGCCATTGGCGTGTTTTGTGATCAGGAATTCAATCTGGTATTGGCGGATGTCTTTCTGCGCGACATCAGTCTGCACATGAATGGCTTTGCCAATGTACAGCCCTTCATGTGGGAGGGACTGCGCCTGATGGAGCGGGGTGTCCTCGACCCCGGCGAGTATTTCTCACACGAATTCAAGCTGGATGACATCGACAAGGCCTATGCGACCTTCCATGAGAAGGCCGATAACGCCATGAAGATGCTGATTCGTCCCTGA
- a CDS encoding phenol hydroxylase subunit: MTGESGEPQKFDPNQRFVHITNVRPDGFIEFDFSIGEPEIYVELVLPWQAFEAFCAHNQVKHLTAEEAANVEYDRLKWRYGKPGVTS, translated from the coding sequence ATGACCGGCGAGAGCGGTGAACCGCAGAAATTCGACCCAAATCAGCGGTTCGTGCATATCACGAATGTGCGCCCGGATGGTTTCATCGAATTCGATTTCTCCATCGGCGAGCCGGAAATCTACGTCGAGTTGGTGCTGCCCTGGCAGGCATTCGAGGCATTTTGCGCCCACAACCAGGTCAAGCATCTGACCGCAGAAGAGGCTGCGAACGTCGAATACGATCGTCTCAAATGGCGCTATGGCAAGCCAGGTGTTACGAGTTGA
- a CDS encoding OmpP1/FadL family transporter, translating to MAIRRLLAVALSSCLVSGSALATNVFNLEGFGPVSRALGGAGVAHDVGPAAMMYNPATLGLMESESAVYVGLDLIGTDIDIKNTSTGANASSGKDSMSSNRGPVYYAPEAAYTTRMGDLVLGVGAFAQGGLGTEYGKNSFLSTTTVNNVETGLENSSRLLNLRIPFAASYKVNDRLQVGGSVDVIWTQLNLELLLDVSQVGSLAGDGRVSGSLVPALLAIPGLSGAHFGFTKDNIVGGGVDGWGVGGKLGFTYQFTDATRFGMAYNFETNVEDLSGHAVLTAVDNANHHIPLSGRIKIRDFQNPAQLSLGVDHRVNDKLTVVADIQRVFWEDVMKDIDVGFVQDGTGANLDVLLPQNYKDINIYTIGAEYQYDNAWTLRAGFSHADQAVRSNLLFAVIPGILQNHLTGGFSYAWSKSSKLDFALSYAFEETMSNSAQPNTSVPIKASHRQLNAVIGYTYRF from the coding sequence ATGGCGATACGCCGGCTTCTTGCAGTTGCGCTGAGTTCATGTCTGGTATCGGGCAGTGCCCTTGCTACCAATGTCTTCAACCTCGAAGGTTTCGGGCCTGTCTCGCGTGCGCTTGGTGGTGCCGGGGTGGCGCATGATGTTGGCCCGGCCGCGATGATGTACAACCCGGCGACGCTGGGGCTGATGGAATCGGAGTCGGCGGTCTATGTGGGCCTGGATCTCATCGGGACCGATATCGATATAAAGAACACCTCCACGGGTGCCAACGCATCATCGGGTAAGGATTCCATGTCCTCCAATCGCGGTCCTGTCTATTATGCGCCGGAGGCGGCCTATACCACTCGGATGGGTGATCTCGTGTTGGGTGTCGGCGCGTTCGCCCAAGGTGGCCTCGGAACCGAGTATGGCAAGAACAGTTTCCTGTCCACCACTACCGTCAACAATGTTGAAACAGGGCTGGAGAATTCGTCGCGCCTGCTGAATCTGCGCATTCCCTTTGCGGCTTCCTATAAAGTGAATGATCGTCTCCAGGTTGGTGGCTCTGTTGACGTGATCTGGACCCAGCTGAATCTCGAGCTGCTTCTCGATGTCAGTCAGGTGGGCTCCCTAGCTGGCGATGGGCGCGTATCCGGTTCTCTGGTTCCGGCATTGCTGGCAATTCCAGGCCTGAGCGGGGCGCATTTCGGCTTTACCAAGGACAATATCGTAGGCGGAGGGGTCGACGGCTGGGGAGTCGGCGGCAAACTCGGCTTTACCTATCAATTCACCGATGCCACCCGATTTGGCATGGCCTACAACTTCGAGACGAATGTCGAGGATCTGTCGGGTCATGCCGTGTTGACGGCCGTAGATAATGCGAACCACCATATCCCGCTCAGCGGCAGGATCAAGATTCGTGACTTCCAGAATCCTGCCCAGCTCTCGCTGGGGGTCGACCACCGGGTCAATGACAAACTGACGGTCGTGGCGGATATACAGCGCGTCTTCTGGGAGGATGTGATGAAGGATATCGATGTCGGTTTCGTCCAGGATGGGACGGGTGCCAATCTCGACGTCCTGTTGCCGCAGAACTACAAGGACATCAATATCTATACCATTGGCGCGGAATATCAGTACGACAATGCCTGGACCTTGCGCGCCGGCTTCAGTCACGCCGATCAGGCTGTCCGCAGCAATCTTCTGTTCGCTGTTATTCCCGGCATTCTGCAAAACCACCTGACCGGTGGTTTCAGCTATGCCTGGAGCAAGTCCAGCAAGTTGGACTTTGCCTTGTCCTATGCGTTTGAAGAGACCATGAGCAATTCCGCTCAACCCAATACCTCGGTACCGATCAAGGCCAGCCATCGTCAGCTGAATGCCGTCATCGGCTACACCTATCGATTCTGA
- a CDS encoding aromatic/alkene monooxygenase hydroxylase subunit beta, which produces MNIDIKAKEIKPVRHTYSHIARRLGVDKPASRYQEATYDVQATENFHYRPTWQPDKELYDPARTAIVMEDWYQFLDPRQLYYGNYCMVRAKQQDSADQNFKFVEKRGLLNLLPEEVKTSIQRHVVPLRHYEWGANMNNYQICAMGYGTAITAPASFHASDRLGNAQYITRIGLALAENDTAIIDTGLNNWMEAAEWQGLRRLVEDSFVVEDWFELFVAQNLAMDGLVHPLFFERYEQQLAIQGASSYSMLTEFIVDWYGESSRWVDKQIKVACSESEANRALVSGWYKEWRDAAQEALKPLAASMLEDGEAVLQELVETMDARGKKAGIEV; this is translated from the coding sequence ATGAATATTGATATCAAGGCCAAAGAGATCAAGCCAGTAAGGCATACCTATTCACACATAGCGCGCCGTCTCGGCGTCGACAAGCCCGCGTCCCGTTATCAGGAGGCGACCTACGACGTGCAGGCGACGGAGAATTTCCACTACCGCCCCACCTGGCAGCCGGACAAGGAACTCTACGACCCGGCGCGCACGGCCATCGTCATGGAGGACTGGTACCAGTTTCTCGACCCGCGTCAGCTCTATTACGGCAATTACTGCATGGTGCGGGCGAAGCAGCAGGATTCCGCCGATCAGAACTTCAAGTTTGTCGAAAAGCGTGGTCTCCTCAATCTGCTGCCGGAAGAGGTCAAGACCTCCATTCAGCGCCATGTGGTGCCGCTGCGCCACTATGAGTGGGGCGCAAACATGAACAACTATCAGATTTGTGCCATGGGCTATGGCACGGCAATTACGGCACCTGCGTCCTTCCATGCATCGGATCGCCTGGGCAATGCCCAATACATCACCCGAATCGGGCTGGCCCTGGCGGAGAACGACACGGCCATCATCGACACCGGTCTGAACAACTGGATGGAGGCAGCGGAATGGCAGGGGCTGCGTCGGCTGGTGGAAGACAGCTTCGTGGTGGAGGATTGGTTTGAACTCTTCGTGGCGCAGAACCTTGCCATGGACGGACTGGTGCATCCTCTGTTCTTTGAACGTTATGAGCAGCAACTGGCCATTCAGGGCGCGAGCTCCTACTCGATGCTGACGGAGTTCATTGTGGACTGGTACGGCGAGTCTTCGCGTTGGGTCGACAAGCAGATCAAGGTGGCCTGCAGCGAATCGGAGGCCAACAGGGCACTGGTGAGCGGTTGGTATAAAGAGTGGCGGGATGCTGCCCAAGAGGCGTTGAAGCCGCTGGCGGCATCCATGCTGGAAGACGGCGAAGCTGTGCTGCAAGAGCTGGTCGAAACCATGGATGCCCGGGGCAAGAAGGCCGGTATCGAAGTCTGA
- a CDS encoding MmoB/DmpM family protein translates to MSKVFLALQDVDEARPIIEAIEKDNPGVEIDHQPAMIRLTAEDKLVVNRETVADISGYDWDPQDLQLVLISFGGHVDEDDDHFTIYWNKG, encoded by the coding sequence ATGAGCAAAGTATTTTTGGCCTTGCAGGATGTAGACGAGGCGCGGCCCATTATTGAGGCCATCGAAAAGGACAATCCCGGCGTTGAAATTGATCATCAGCCGGCAATGATTCGCCTGACGGCTGAGGACAAGTTGGTTGTCAATCGGGAGACGGTGGCCGATATCAGCGGTTACGACTGGGACCCGCAGGATCTGCAACTGGTCTTGATCTCGTTTGGTGGTCACGTTGATGAAGACGATGACCATTTCACGATCTACTGGAACAAGGGCTGA